The genomic stretch GCCTTCCCGGCCCTTCGGGACGAACTCGGTGCGATCGTGGAGGGTGTCCCGAACGTGAGATATGTCGTAAATCAGATTTGGCTGCGAGAGGCGGGACTTGATTCAGAGGATCGCGTAATGGGAGATGAGGAACGAGATGAATGACTTCGAGACTCCCCCGCTGGATTGGTTCGTTGTTCAGGCAGAGGAACTGCGAAGCAAAAGCGCGGGGGTTGGCAAACGCGTACATGCGGAGTTTCTTGACTTGCGGTTCCAGAACTTTGGAAGCAACCGAGTGGGTCTCCGTATAGCGCTCGACACTCGTCCAAGGATCGCCACGACACTGCAGCTAGTCCGCTGCGATGTGCGAAGAGTGAGCGACGGTTGGGTTCTGGACGTGGTCGAGCGTGAACAGGGGGCATCAGAGCAGGCTGCCCCCTTTTTTCGTGATCTTGCCCGAAGACTTGGGCAAGCCAATCAGGAAACAGCACTCGTGCATGTCGAATCCACGCTGGGAGCCTGGCGCACCGCGTTTGCCGCGCGTCGTGACCTATTGTCCGACGAGGAAATGATCGGTCTCTTCGGCGAACTCGAGGTGCTCGGTGTCATTCTGGATCGTGGTCTGGCGGGCTCCGAGCCAATCCCTTCCTGGACAGGGCCCGGAGGGTCTGATCATGACTTCACACTTCCCGGGCTCTATCAAATTGAATGCAAGGCCACCGCGCCGCACTCGGAGAAGCTCCACATCAGCAACGAGGATCAGCTCGAGTCCAAGGATATGTCGCTCTATCTGGCATGTGTCAGGGCCGCCATCGTCCAGGACGCTCGATCGGGGACCACGCTGCCTGAAGTTGTGCATCAGATTGAATCCAAACTGCGTGACGACGGCTCCGTTCAGCTGTTCCATCAAAAACTGGATGCAGTGCATTTCGACCGCCTGGATCGTAGGTACGAAGATGTCGCGATCGAATTGACCTCTATCGACTACTACGAGGTGCGAGACGGAGCGCCGCGCATAGTGCCGGGAGACCTCCACGCCGGGGTCTCTCGGGTCAAGTACCAGATACGCACCAATGATCTGGCTCCATACAAAGTTCCTGAACTGCCGCACGCGTCAATCTCGAAGAGGATGTGAATATGGATTTCTCCCAGTTTCAGGCAGGTCTGGTGAACGATGGACGGACCCGAGCCGAGACGGACCTGACCACCTTCGAAGAGGCCATAGGTCTCGTGCTGTGTGATCTTCTTGAGGAACTTGAGATAGTCCAGGACCTCCAGGTGTTCCACGCCCGCACCAGGGGTGTGAGGAATCGCCAGCTGGCAATCGAGGCGGTCGGTGAGGATCCCGTTGACGGAACTACCTCTATCGTTGTGGTCCTGAATACGCCAGACGTCGATTCTTCGCTCAAGAAGACCGACATTGACCGCGCAGTTGCTGGTGCTGAGCAGTTCGTGAGGCTTGCTACAGCAGGGGACCTGCAGCCACACTTGGAGGAAAGCGCCCCCGCCTACGAGTTGGCAGAGTACTTCAGAGATAGATCCTCGGACACGGATCGCTACCGCGTTGAGGTGGTCAGCAATGCGAGCGCCACACAGGGTGTGAAACAGCTGTCCTTTGAGCCTGCGACCATCGGCGGCGCAACGATGACTTTCCGGGTCTGGGACGCGGCACGCCTGCACAACACGGTTAGTTCCAGCTCGCAGCGGGAGCCGATCGAAATCGTCCTGGGGGAGGAAGGCGAGGGCGTGCCGTGTGTGCACGGCGGGACCACGGAGGAGGGCATCAAAACTTACCTCTTCACGATCTCGGGGCGTCATCTGGCTTCCATCTATGACGATTTCGGATCACGGGTTCTCGAGTCCAATGTGCGCGGCTTCCTGAGCGCCCGAGGAAATGTGAACAAGGGTATCCAATGGACGCTCAACAACGACCCGGGCATGTTCCTCGCCTTCAACAACGGTCTGACAACCACGGCCACAGATGTCACGCTCGAGCAACATGCTGGCGCGCTCCGAATCAAGTCTTTGAAAGATTGGCAGATCGTGAATGGGGGCCAGACGACGGCCTCTATGTGGTACTTCGCCAACCAGAACAAGAAGCGAAATCCTGAAAAACTCGCAAATCTCGATGGAGCCTCAGTTCAGGTGAAGCTTGTAGTGGTCGATGACGAGCGTGCATCTGAGATCGTTCCCGATATCGCTCGCTACGCCAACAGTCAGAACAAGGTCAATCTGTCAGACTTCTCATCTAATTCACCCTTCCAGAAGTTGCTGGACCGCCAAAGCCGACACGTCCTCGCACCCTCCCAAGAGGTTCAGTACGACACCCGGTGGTTCTACGAAAGAACCAGAGGAGCATACGAGAATGCGCGGGCTCGAACATTCGGTGCACGCGTCCGCGAGTTCGACGCTCATAATCCTAAGAGCCAGAAGTTCGACAAGCTTGAGGTCGCCAAGGTCGAGAACATCTGGCGATTCGCGCCTCAGGTGGTGAGTAAGGGAGCCCAGTCCAGCTTCTTGTATTTCTCAGAGTTGATCGCCAAAGAATGGAATCGTGACGAGTCCCAGTTCAACGACGCCTACTACCGTGATCTGATCGCCCGCTTGATCTTGTTCCGCAGCACGCGGAGCCACGTACAGGAGGCCGCGTGGTACACGACTGGCTACCTGGCCAACATCGTCGCTTATGGAATGAGCAAGTTCTTCTACGATCTCCAGGACATGTTCGACGAGCACCTGATCGATCTGGGAGCTATCTGGCGAGAGCAATCCTGCGACGCGCGCGTCATGGAGAATATTGACGTCGCATGTGAGGCTGCTCGCGAGCATCTCACGCGCGCCGACAGGCCTCAGGAAAACGTCACGCAGTGGGCCAAGCAGGACCTCTGCTGGACGACCTTCCGCGATACTCCCCTTGAGTATTTTGAAACCGCAGAGGATGTAGTCGTCTCAGAGGCGGAACGCGCGGTAGAGATTGCGGCGGCCAAGGAGGAGCGGGTCGAAGAGTCGAAGTTGCTGGGCTACTTCGATCTTTTCAAGGTTGATCCAAAGACTTGGCCTGCACTCAAAGAGTTCACCGGGCAGAACTTCGCGCTGTCCGAGAAAGAAACCGGCGTACTGCGTGCCATGGTCACCAAGAACTATGTGACGGAATCCCAGGGTAAAGTCCTGTCATCACTCCTGAAGAAGGCCGAGAAAGAGGGCTTCCGGGCCTGACCAAGAGTGGCTGGTCGTGGGCAGAGCGGGCCCGGCGGTCTCAGTCAAAGTATGACGACGCGTACGCCGCATCAAAGAACGCCCGCTCGATCGCCACGATCCGCTTCCACCGTGCGGACAATCGTGCACCGTCGTCAGACGCCAGCGGCGGGGCCACTCGGTTCAGCTCATCGATCAGGAACTGGGTCCACGCCCGGAAGTCCTCCCCGCGGTGCAGGTCTATCCAGCCCCGGTGCTTCGACGCCTCGGGCAGGGGCAGATCGCGCTGGCCCCAGTCCAGGTACAGCCACTCCGCGATCACCAGCACCACCAGAAGGTCTGCGTAGTCTCTGGACCGAGCCACCTCCCACATCTGGGCGATGAACTCCTCCGTGGGCGCGGCAAGATCCGGACTGACGACATCCGAATCGGGCACGCCCAGCTCGGCGAAGCTCTGCTGGAAGTATCCATCCTCATCAGCGGCGAGCATCCCGAGCTGAGCAGCGAAGCGCAGCCGCGCCGGCTTGGAATCGGTGGTGGCCACGCAGGCGCCCAGCATCGCGATGAAGGCGTCGAAAAACTGGTAGTCCTGCACCAGATAGCGAGCCAGCACCTCATCGCTGAGCGTCCCGTCAAACAGCTCGTCAACGAACCGATGGTTCACCGAGGCGTCCCAGTCTTCGGCCGTGGCCAGCCGCAGCGCTCCGGCGAAACTGTCCGCGGCGACGTCGGCGGTGGTGGTGGAGAAGGTGGTGGGGGAACTCATGGACTCAGCCTACTCACCTGGCTCAGCGCACCTCAGCAGCGTGAAGCGACTAGATCGCAGTCCGCGGAGTCTTCATCTTCCGGGTCAGGTGGATCGCGTAGAGCGCGACCATCACGCCCAGCACGGCGGCGCCGGCCCCGACATAGCTCGGGGCGCGCAGACCCATCTCTGCGGCGATCACCTGGCCGCCCACCAGGGCTCCCAGAGCGTTGGCGGCGTTGAACGCGGAATGGTGCAGGGAGGCTGCCAGCTGGGGTGCATCCGGTGCGGTGTCGATCAGGTGGGTCTGCATCGACGGGCCCAACGCGCTGGCCGAGACCCCGACCAGGAAGAGGAAGATCAGCATCAGCGCCGGGATGTGTGCCGTGGAGGCGAAAAGCACCATGAACACCGCCACCAGTGTCATGGCGATCACCACGGTGCCCAGCACGGACTTATCCGCCGCCCAGCCGCCGACGAAGTTGCCGACCACCATGCCGGCGCCGAAGAGCCCGACCACCCAGGGCAGCGAGCTCTCGCTGAACCCGGTGATCTCGGTGCTGACCGGGGCGATATAGGAGTACAGCGCGAACATGCCGGAGAAGCCGACCACGGCGAGCATGATGCCCACCCAGAGCCGCTTGTTCTTCAGGCCCTTGATCTCCGACCGCATCGTGGCTTTGGCCGGGGGCATCTGCCGCGGGGCGTAGCGGGCCACCGCGACCATCGTGATCAGCGCCAGCACGATCACCGAGATGAACATCCAGCGCCACCCGAACGCCTGACCCAGCGCGGTCACCAGCGGCACACCGAGCACGTTGGAGATCGCCAGACCACCCAAGACGACGGCGATCGCCCGGCTGCGCTTGGCGGGGCCCGCCATCTCCGCCGCCATCAACGCCGCCACGGCGAAATACGCGCCGTGGGGGAGTCCGGAGAGGAACCGAGCCAGCAGCATGGTCTCGTAGTTCGGCGCGAAGAAGCTCAGCACGTGCCCAAAGACGAAGACGCCCAGCAGCAGCAGAGCATAGGACTTCCGCTCCCGCTTGGCGCCCAGGATGGAGAGGATCGGCGCGCCCACCACCACACCGATGGCGTAGGCGCTGATCAGCATGCCAGCCTGCGGGATAGTGATGCCGAGATCGGCCACCGCCTCCAGCTGGAGTCCCATGATCGCGAACTCGGTGACCCCGACTGCGAAGCCACCGATGGACAGCGCGACGATGGCCAGCGCCACCTGCCTGCGGGTGTACTTCGGCTTGGCCGGGGTCGCGCCCGTCGCAGGTGCGTTCGCTGGGGTCTGTTCCGCCGTGGTCATATCGTCATCCTGTGCTGCAGCCGGTCAAGGGGAGAGCGCACCTGTCACAGCGCGCATGAAGCCTGCCAAACCCGGACGCCGGGGGAGACACTCACCCGACAACTGCGCCGCGGCGGGGATCATTCCCGACCATGGCACAGCGCCTCACCGTCGAGGCACCCGTGTGCAATCATCCTGGGCATGCGGGTCCTCGGCGGTGAGGAGACGCTGCCAGGAGATTCAACCAGTCGGCGGGCGCAGGCCCGGGTGCCGCTGGTAGATCGACTCGTCGCCGTGCTCATCGGTCTCCGGGGAGGCGGGCGAATCGGCAGACGCTGGGGAGTCCGGTGATTCAGGTGAGTTCGGTGAGCCAGATGAGGATGGGGACGCAGAAGAGGCTGGAGATGCTGCCGCTTCGTTGGACTGCGGGTAGTCATCGGCGACCGGGGCCACAGACTGGGCCGAGGCGGCCGATTGTGCGGACTGTGCCGAACGGGCCGACTGGGCCGAGGAGGCAGAGCCCGTGGAGGCCGCTGAGCTGGCCGAGCCGACGCCAGGGAAGAAGTGCTTCTCCTTCGCTCGACGCTCAGAGGCGGCGTCGGGGTGAATCGGCAGGTCGCCCTCGTCTTCCTCCTCGAAGATCTGCTCGGGAAGCGGCTCGTAGGCGGCAGCCTGATCGGCGACCGGCTGATGGGCGACCCGCTGATCGCTGACCACCGGGGTTGAACCGGTGGGCTCATCTCCGGGCAACGGACGCGCCGCGAACGCGGGGACCTTGCCCGTCGCACCGTCATCCTCACTGACGCCCTGGTGGTGGACATGGTCACTGTCGGAGTCGTGGTCGGGGTGGTGACCGCGGTCCTGGCCGGTCTGCTCGGCACCGGCATCGGTGATCACGGCGGGCTCGTCGTCGTCCTCACCGGACTCCGCCCACTCACCGGTGTCGGCCACGGTCGCCGCGGCACCGGCCCGAGCCACGGGACGCGAATCCTGGACCTCGGCCGCTGCAGCAGGCTCCTCACCCTCCAGCGGGGTCAGCGCGATCGGCTGCCCGCCGTAAGTCTCGATGTCCACCTTCAGCTGCTCCAGGAGACTCTTCGCCTCGGCGATCATCTCCGGGTTCTCGCTGGCGTGTCCGCGCACCAGCCACTGGGCCAGAGCGAACTCCGCGGTCAGCGCGGCGCGGCGCATCAGATGCTCATCGACCTCACCGGTGCGGTGCCGACGGTACGCCGCGAGCACCTTCTCGGTGAACTCCACATCTCCGGCGGCGGTGAGCCAGGCAAAGTCATCCGCCGGGTCCCCGCTGTGCAGATCGGTCCAACCGGTGACCGCCATGACGCGCTCACCTTCGATCAGCAGCGAATCCTCGTGCAGATCCCCGTGGGTGACGGCCGGGGTGAAGCGCCACAGCTCGCGGTCCTCCATGGCGTGTTCCCAGCGGCGCAGCAGCAGCGCAGGGATCTCCCCGGTGGTCGCAGCCTGGTCCAGCTCGTTGAGTCGACGCTGGCGGTACCGCTCGGCCGAGTATCGGGGCAGGTCGGCGTTGTCCACCACGGCCTCATCCAGGTCGTGGATCGCGGCGATGGTGCGCCCGATGTCCTCGATGACGGTCGGGGACTGCTGGGCCAGCTCGCTGAGCTCGAAGGAGGTGCCGGGCAGGTGGTTATAGACGAAGGTGCGCATCTCCCCGCGGCGCACGGCGCCGGCGACGGAGGGAACCCGGAACGGCAGCTCGGCGCGGATGCCGGTGGAGAAGCCGCGCAGCACCTGCAGCTCGGTCTCCAGGCGCATCGCCGCCTCCTGATGCTGAGGCGAGCGGATCCGCCAGCGGTGACCTTCGGAGTCGATGACGACGGCGGAGGTGAAGTCGCGGGCGTCGTCAGCGGCCGCAGCCACGCCGGTAGGGGAAAGCCCCGGCACTGCCGCGGTCGCCAGGGCCGCAAGTTCCATCGATGTCCATCGCACGAGGACCAGCGTATGGGGTCAGAGCCCCTACCTGGCGCCGGGGCACGCTGAATTGACGAAATCCGGCGGATTGCCCTCCCGCGGGCGCTGCGGATGCGGGGATGCTCACTGTCCACATCCAGGCCCCGGGTGCTCCCGGCAGTCCCGCGCCCGGTACGGTGGAGGGTATGCATATGCACTCCCGGGACCCTGGTGAAGGTCTGCTCGTCCTGCCCCAGGACGGGGCCCGGATCGACCGGCTCGACGCCCAGCGCAAGCGCCCCGAGTGGCTCGACGAGGTCTGGTCCGCCCCCGGCACCCAGGTGCTGCGGCTCTTCGGTCGCCGCGCCCGGCTCAGCGGGAACCGGTTGGACTATGAGCCGGCCACCGGTCCGCTGCCCGAGGGGGCCGTCGCTCTGGGCGCGGTGGACCCTGCCGAGCTGCCCGACGCGGACGTCGGCGCTGAACCCGGTGCGGCCGCGCCGGTGCATGTGGTCACCGTGGCCCACCCCAAGCCAACCGACGAGACCGCCGCCGCGGGGACCACCGGCACCACCTGGGCGGACCTGGCCTTCGCCGGGTCCCAGCTGACCCCGCTCGACGCCGCGCTGCTCACCCAGGCGCTCGCGATCACCGCCTGGCATGCCCGCACCCCGTTCTGCGCCTCCTGCGGGACCGCCACAGAAGTGGAGGTCTCCGGCTGGCGACGCACCTGCCCGAACTGCGGGGTGCAGACCTTCCCGCGCACCGACCCTGCCGTGATCACCGCCGTGCTGGACCCCGAGGACCGGATCCTGCTGGGCTCGGGCAAC from Nesterenkonia sandarakina encodes the following:
- a CDS encoding PD-(D/E)XK motif protein — translated: MNDFETPPLDWFVVQAEELRSKSAGVGKRVHAEFLDLRFQNFGSNRVGLRIALDTRPRIATTLQLVRCDVRRVSDGWVLDVVEREQGASEQAAPFFRDLARRLGQANQETALVHVESTLGAWRTAFAARRDLLSDEEMIGLFGELEVLGVILDRGLAGSEPIPSWTGPGGSDHDFTLPGLYQIECKATAPHSEKLHISNEDQLESKDMSLYLACVRAAIVQDARSGTTLPEVVHQIESKLRDDGSVQLFHQKLDAVHFDRLDRRYEDVAIELTSIDYYEVRDGAPRIVPGDLHAGVSRVKYQIRTNDLAPYKVPELPHASISKRM
- a CDS encoding AIPR family protein, which produces MDFSQFQAGLVNDGRTRAETDLTTFEEAIGLVLCDLLEELEIVQDLQVFHARTRGVRNRQLAIEAVGEDPVDGTTSIVVVLNTPDVDSSLKKTDIDRAVAGAEQFVRLATAGDLQPHLEESAPAYELAEYFRDRSSDTDRYRVEVVSNASATQGVKQLSFEPATIGGATMTFRVWDAARLHNTVSSSSQREPIEIVLGEEGEGVPCVHGGTTEEGIKTYLFTISGRHLASIYDDFGSRVLESNVRGFLSARGNVNKGIQWTLNNDPGMFLAFNNGLTTTATDVTLEQHAGALRIKSLKDWQIVNGGQTTASMWYFANQNKKRNPEKLANLDGASVQVKLVVVDDERASEIVPDIARYANSQNKVNLSDFSSNSPFQKLLDRQSRHVLAPSQEVQYDTRWFYERTRGAYENARARTFGARVREFDAHNPKSQKFDKLEVAKVENIWRFAPQVVSKGAQSSFLYFSELIAKEWNRDESQFNDAYYRDLIARLILFRSTRSHVQEAAWYTTGYLANIVAYGMSKFFYDLQDMFDEHLIDLGAIWREQSCDARVMENIDVACEAAREHLTRADRPQENVTQWAKQDLCWTTFRDTPLEYFETAEDVVVSEAERAVEIAAAKEERVEESKLLGYFDLFKVDPKTWPALKEFTGQNFALSEKETGVLRAMVTKNYVTESQGKVLSSLLKKAEKEGFRA
- a CDS encoding TenA family protein; amino-acid sequence: MSSPTTFSTTTADVAADSFAGALRLATAEDWDASVNHRFVDELFDGTLSDEVLARYLVQDYQFFDAFIAMLGACVATTDSKPARLRFAAQLGMLAADEDGYFQQSFAELGVPDSDVVSPDLAAPTEEFIAQMWEVARSRDYADLLVVLVIAEWLYLDWGQRDLPLPEASKHRGWIDLHRGEDFRAWTQFLIDELNRVAPPLASDDGARLSARWKRIVAIERAFFDAAYASSYFD
- a CDS encoding MFS transporter, producing the protein MTTAEQTPANAPATGATPAKPKYTRRQVALAIVALSIGGFAVGVTEFAIMGLQLEAVADLGITIPQAGMLISAYAIGVVVGAPILSILGAKRERKSYALLLLGVFVFGHVLSFFAPNYETMLLARFLSGLPHGAYFAVAALMAAEMAGPAKRSRAIAVVLGGLAISNVLGVPLVTALGQAFGWRWMFISVIVLALITMVAVARYAPRQMPPAKATMRSEIKGLKNKRLWVGIMLAVVGFSGMFALYSYIAPVSTEITGFSESSLPWVVGLFGAGMVVGNFVGGWAADKSVLGTVVIAMTLVAVFMVLFASTAHIPALMLIFLFLVGVSASALGPSMQTHLIDTAPDAPQLAASLHHSAFNAANALGALVGGQVIAAEMGLRAPSYVGAGAAVLGVMVALYAIHLTRKMKTPRTAI
- a CDS encoding phosphotransferase; the encoded protein is MRWTSMELAALATAAVPGLSPTGVAAAADDARDFTSAVVIDSEGHRWRIRSPQHQEAAMRLETELQVLRGFSTGIRAELPFRVPSVAGAVRRGEMRTFVYNHLPGTSFELSELAQQSPTVIEDIGRTIAAIHDLDEAVVDNADLPRYSAERYRQRRLNELDQAATTGEIPALLLRRWEHAMEDRELWRFTPAVTHGDLHEDSLLIEGERVMAVTGWTDLHSGDPADDFAWLTAAGDVEFTEKVLAAYRRHRTGEVDEHLMRRAALTAEFALAQWLVRGHASENPEMIAEAKSLLEQLKVDIETYGGQPIALTPLEGEEPAAAAEVQDSRPVARAGAAATVADTGEWAESGEDDDEPAVITDAGAEQTGQDRGHHPDHDSDSDHVHHQGVSEDDGATGKVPAFAARPLPGDEPTGSTPVVSDQRVAHQPVADQAAAYEPLPEQIFEEEDEGDLPIHPDAASERRAKEKHFFPGVGSASSAASTGSASSAQSARSAQSAQSAASAQSVAPVADDYPQSNEAAASPASSASPSSSGSPNSPESPDSPASADSPASPETDEHGDESIYQRHPGLRPPTG
- the nudC gene encoding NAD(+) diphosphatase, encoding MHMHSRDPGEGLLVLPQDGARIDRLDAQRKRPEWLDEVWSAPGTQVLRLFGRRARLSGNRLDYEPATGPLPEGAVALGAVDPAELPDADVGAEPGAAAPVHVVTVAHPKPTDETAAAGTTGTTWADLAFAGSQLTPLDAALLTQALAITAWHARTPFCASCGTATEVEVSGWRRTCPNCGVQTFPRTDPAVITAVLDPEDRILLGSGNRWETHRYSTFAGFVEAGESVEAALAREIEEEAGVVVSDIRYMGSQSWPFPRSLMLGHFAVTQQPAAARPDGDEIRDVRWFTRAELAEAAQAGEVSLPTRSSISRALIERWHGEQIDAAFDARPLTAANGASAHAANGRPGPQGQHPRGQQPR